The following proteins are encoded in a genomic region of Galbibacter sp. BG1:
- a CDS encoding pirin family protein, whose protein sequence is MKTTLYKSDTRGHANHGWLNAYHSFSFANYFDPQRMNFGVLRVLNDDTIAPGMGFGKHPHDNMEIITIPLSGDLEHEDSMGNKKVIKEGDVQSMSAGTGVVHSEYNANQDKEVKLLQIWLMPKKRNITPAYDQISLKLEDRKNKFQQIVSPNPDDDGVTINQDAWFSITEMDAGKELNYKLHNPKNGVYAFVLEGNLSINDESLDRRDAIGIREVDDLKINADSDSKLLLMEVPMA, encoded by the coding sequence ATGAAAACAACGCTTTATAAATCAGATACAAGAGGCCATGCCAATCATGGTTGGCTCAATGCATATCACAGTTTTAGTTTTGCCAATTATTTTGATCCACAGCGCATGAACTTTGGGGTTTTAAGGGTATTGAATGATGATACTATTGCTCCTGGAATGGGTTTCGGCAAGCATCCGCATGATAATATGGAAATTATCACCATTCCGTTATCTGGCGATTTAGAGCACGAAGACAGTATGGGCAATAAAAAAGTTATTAAAGAAGGCGATGTACAATCCATGTCTGCCGGAACAGGGGTAGTACATAGCGAATACAACGCCAACCAAGATAAGGAAGTTAAGTTGCTGCAAATTTGGTTGATGCCCAAGAAACGAAATATTACCCCAGCTTACGATCAAATTAGTCTAAAACTCGAAGACCGCAAGAATAAATTCCAACAAATCGTTTCCCCTAACCCAGATGATGACGGCGTAACCATAAACCAAGATGCGTGGTTCAGTATTACGGAAATGGATGCCGGGAAAGAGTTGAATTATAAACTGCATAATCCTAAAAACGGAGTGTACGCTTTTGTGCTGGAAGGTAATTTATCTATTAACGATGAAAGCTTAGACCGAAGGGATGCGATAGGCATCCGCGAAGTGGATGATTTAAAAATTAATGCTGACAGCGATAGTAAATTACTATTGATGGAAGTTCCTATGGCTTAG
- a CDS encoding DUF3467 domain-containing protein, with amino-acid sequence MSDQNEKNKNQINIELDDATAEGTYANLAIINHSVSEFVVDFVSIMPGRPKAKVKSRIILTPQHAKRFLKALGDNVQRFEQAHGEIKDYEQPPMPLNFGPTGEA; translated from the coding sequence ATGAGTGATCAAAACGAGAAAAATAAAAACCAGATTAATATAGAGTTAGATGATGCGACTGCTGAAGGCACCTACGCAAATTTGGCTATCATCAACCATTCGGTTTCAGAATTTGTAGTGGACTTTGTGAGTATAATGCCAGGAAGACCGAAAGCAAAAGTAAAAAGCCGAATCATCCTTACGCCACAACATGCTAAAAGATTTTTAAAGGCTTTGGGCGATAATGTACAAAGGTTCGAGCAGGCCCATGGAGAAATTAAAGATTACGAGCAACCTCCAATGCCGCTAAACTTTGGTCCTACTGGAGAGGCTTAA
- a CDS encoding lmo0937 family membrane protein: MRDLIWLIIVILIIGWLVGYFGFGEAVGSLIHILLVLAIIGILYRLATGRRP, from the coding sequence ATGAGAGATTTAATCTGGTTAATTATAGTAATTCTAATCATTGGATGGTTAGTTGGCTATTTTGGGTTTGGAGAAGCTGTTGGAAGTTTAATACATATCTTACTGGTTCTAGCCATTATAGGTATACTTTATAGACTGGCAACAGGGCGCAGACCATAA
- a CDS encoding Crp/Fnr family transcriptional regulator, with product MRASIQKHISEHISLTSKEQSYFFSLLKPVELQKKDILISPGDRVDDQYFVVKGCLKAFEIDAQGDEHIIQFAIEDWWISDFKAYYNKIPASLYIDCVEDVELLKISKEDLENLFNKVPKFNRFFRIKLTNAFLSMQDRILSALDKNSAERYLDFLATYPNIEQRVPNYQIANYLGIKPESLSRLRRKLTKEIS from the coding sequence ATGCGGGCATCGATTCAGAAACATATCTCAGAACACATTTCATTAACTTCAAAAGAGCAGTCGTACTTTTTTAGCCTTTTAAAGCCAGTAGAGCTCCAAAAAAAAGACATTCTAATTAGTCCTGGAGACCGTGTAGACGATCAATATTTTGTAGTAAAAGGATGTTTAAAAGCTTTTGAAATAGATGCTCAAGGAGACGAACACATTATCCAATTTGCCATTGAAGATTGGTGGATAAGCGACTTCAAGGCTTATTACAATAAAATCCCAGCATCTCTTTATATAGATTGCGTTGAAGATGTAGAGCTTTTAAAAATTTCTAAAGAAGATTTGGAAAACCTGTTTAATAAAGTGCCGAAGTTTAACCGATTTTTCCGGATTAAGCTTACCAATGCCTTTCTTTCCATGCAGGACCGCATTTTATCTGCTTTGGATAAAAATAGCGCCGAGCGGTATCTCGATTTTTTAGCCACTTACCCCAATATAGAACAACGTGTACCCAACTATCAAATAGCCAACTACTTAGGTATAAAACCAGAAAGCTTAAGTAGGCTTCGCCGGAAGTTGACCAAAGAGATTTCGTAG
- a CDS encoding FAD-dependent oxidoreductase encodes MQTPKKIAITGSGLVGSLLAIYLRKKGHQVDVFDRRPDIRTMEFSGRSINLAMSTRGWKALENIGMAEPIKQIAIAMDKRAIHTKGKPMYFQHYGNEGEAIYSISRGILNKRMIDLAEDAGVNFIFNTKVWDVSLPEAILYTGETEKGEWEAHQYDMVFGADGAFSRIRHKMQRRSMFNYSQHFLNTGYKELSIPPNEDGTHKLNKNSLHIWPRGEFMLIALPNLDGSFTCTLFMPFEGENSFESLNTEAKVEEFFTAHFENVMEDIPNLIKDFFKNPTSFLVTVKCEPWTYWNKVALIGDAAHAIVPFYGQGMNAGFEDITVLSEFMEMYGDDWERIFSEYEKSRKPNADAIAELSYRNFMEMSSKTADENFLLRKKIEKHFSNKYPDRWVPLYSRVTFSNNPYKEALEIGDFQKKIMDEVMAMENIHEKWDSEEVENKILEKLSK; translated from the coding sequence ATGCAAACGCCCAAAAAAATTGCGATTACCGGTAGCGGTCTCGTAGGAAGTTTATTAGCTATTTATTTAAGGAAAAAAGGACACCAGGTTGATGTGTTCGATAGGCGACCGGATATTAGGACTATGGAGTTTTCTGGTCGTTCCATCAATTTAGCAATGTCTACACGTGGCTGGAAGGCGTTGGAGAACATCGGGATGGCAGAGCCCATTAAGCAAATCGCCATTGCGATGGATAAAAGGGCAATTCATACCAAAGGGAAACCAATGTATTTTCAGCATTATGGCAACGAAGGGGAGGCTATTTATTCTATTTCCAGAGGGATATTGAATAAAAGGATGATCGACTTGGCCGAAGATGCGGGCGTAAATTTTATTTTCAATACAAAAGTTTGGGACGTTTCGCTTCCAGAAGCCATTTTATATACTGGGGAAACCGAAAAAGGGGAGTGGGAAGCGCATCAATACGACATGGTATTTGGAGCAGACGGTGCTTTTTCCCGTATTCGCCATAAAATGCAGCGACGCAGTATGTTTAACTACAGTCAGCATTTTTTAAATACAGGATATAAGGAATTGAGCATTCCTCCCAATGAAGACGGTACGCATAAACTCAACAAAAATTCATTACATATTTGGCCACGCGGCGAGTTCATGCTTATTGCTCTGCCCAATTTGGACGGAAGTTTTACCTGTACTCTTTTTATGCCTTTTGAAGGTGAAAATTCTTTTGAGAGTTTAAATACGGAAGCCAAGGTTGAAGAATTTTTTACCGCTCATTTTGAAAATGTGATGGAAGACATTCCCAACCTTATAAAAGATTTCTTTAAGAACCCCACCAGCTTTTTGGTAACTGTAAAATGTGAGCCTTGGACGTATTGGAATAAAGTTGCTTTAATTGGAGATGCCGCCCATGCGATTGTTCCGTTTTATGGCCAAGGGATGAATGCAGGTTTTGAAGATATTACTGTGTTAAGCGAGTTTATGGAAATGTATGGCGACGATTGGGAACGCATTTTTTCTGAATATGAAAAAAGCCGTAAGCCCAATGCAGATGCCATTGCCGAATTGAGCTATCGAAACTTTATGGAAATGAGTTCTAAAACAGCTGATGAAAACTTTTTACTTCGGAAGAAAATAGAAAAGCACTTTTCCAATAAATACCCTGACCGATGGGTTCCACTATACAGCCGTGTAACCTTTTCCAATAACCCTTACAAAGAAGCACTGGAAATTGGTGATTTTCAAAAAAAGATTATGGATGAGGTTATGGCTATGGAAAACATTCACGAGAAGTGGGATAGTGAAGAAGTAGAAAACAAAATCCTTGAAAAACTTTCCAAATAA
- a CDS encoding MFS transporter yields MSVIGFLILASEGAIADWSSLYLETVTLTSSTILMGLGYTIFSATMTLGRFFGDSVSSKYGALKIINVGVGIAIFGYALILVANTSLALVGFGFVGLGFSVIIPELFRLAGKVDGVEPAKGISFIAGISYVGFLSGPVILGFLADLSSLRLSFMALLMAAITVFLTTYYLRKKRN; encoded by the coding sequence TTGAGTGTTATAGGATTTTTAATTTTAGCAAGTGAAGGAGCCATTGCCGATTGGAGTAGTCTTTATTTAGAAACCGTGACTCTTACTTCTTCCACCATTTTAATGGGTTTGGGTTATACTATTTTTTCTGCTACTATGACTTTAGGAAGGTTTTTTGGAGATTCCGTAAGCAGTAAATACGGAGCTTTAAAAATTATTAATGTGGGAGTGGGAATAGCTATTTTTGGGTACGCTTTAATTTTAGTTGCAAACACATCTTTGGCTCTTGTAGGCTTTGGGTTTGTAGGATTAGGTTTCTCGGTAATTATTCCTGAACTATTTCGCCTGGCAGGAAAAGTGGATGGCGTAGAGCCGGCCAAAGGTATTTCGTTTATAGCGGGAATTAGCTATGTCGGTTTTCTTTCTGGGCCTGTAATTTTAGGTTTTCTAGCAGATTTATCCTCCTTGAGATTGAGTTTTATGGCACTTTTAATGGCGGCCATAACAGTATTTTTAACTACTTACTATTTAAGGAAAAAAAGGAATTAA
- a CDS encoding DUF4197 family protein has protein sequence MKRLLKNLALICLNTGLFFGCTSLQTAGENSQNSNVVLNTVQSVLKSGTQNAFNVFGDTEAFMTNALIEAAMPQELKNINTKLESYGLSSVVKKEKALISEVAEASIATAKPIVNKAINEMTPQDAVSILSGGKGAATQYLRNKTYTDLTKAINPVVTAKTESLGINKLLNNALGGTNSSLNELIGAVLGTGSSASGSDQLNDAITKQLTDGLFNIVEDGENDARENPSTILNSILTN, from the coding sequence ATGAAAAGACTACTTAAAAATTTAGCTTTAATTTGTTTAAACACTGGACTGTTTTTCGGTTGTACATCTTTGCAAACGGCGGGAGAAAATTCTCAAAACAGCAACGTTGTTTTAAATACGGTTCAATCTGTATTAAAAAGTGGTACACAAAATGCTTTCAATGTTTTTGGCGATACCGAAGCCTTTATGACAAATGCGCTTATTGAAGCCGCAATGCCACAGGAACTGAAAAATATCAATACGAAATTAGAGTCCTACGGGCTTTCAAGTGTAGTAAAAAAAGAGAAAGCTTTGATCAGTGAAGTAGCAGAAGCCTCCATTGCGACGGCTAAACCCATTGTAAATAAAGCAATAAACGAAATGACCCCACAAGATGCCGTTTCCATCTTATCGGGCGGAAAGGGTGCCGCCACGCAGTATTTAAGGAATAAAACGTATACTGACCTAACCAAAGCCATTAATCCTGTAGTGACTGCCAAAACCGAAAGTCTAGGAATTAATAAATTACTAAATAATGCTTTGGGAGGCACAAACAGTTCTTTAAACGAACTTATTGGGGCCGTACTGGGCACAGGAAGTTCTGCGAGTGGTTCAGATCAATTAAACGATGCAATAACGAAACAACTCACAGACGGCCTGTTCAATATTGTGGAAGATGGAGAAAACGATGCCCGGGAGAATCCGTCTACCATTTTAAACTCCATATTAACAAACTAA
- a CDS encoding metallophosphoesterase family protein, producing the protein MRKILLLSDTHSFLDDKILKYVHQADEVWHAGDIGDLEVTDSIKKLKPLKGVYGNIDNDQVRLEFPENNRFYCEGVDVWITHIGGYPNRYDKRIRDEIRQNPPKLFISGHSHILKVMWDKKLNLLHMNPGAAGKHGFHKVRTMLRFVIDNENIKDLEIIELEKKV; encoded by the coding sequence ATGCGAAAAATTCTTTTACTATCGGACACTCATAGTTTTCTCGATGATAAAATCTTAAAATACGTACATCAAGCCGATGAAGTTTGGCATGCTGGGGACATTGGAGATCTCGAGGTAACAGATTCCATAAAAAAATTAAAACCTCTGAAGGGAGTTTACGGTAACATTGACAACGATCAGGTTCGTTTGGAATTCCCAGAAAACAATAGATTTTATTGCGAAGGGGTAGATGTTTGGATTACGCACATTGGCGGATATCCCAATCGCTATGATAAACGGATTCGGGATGAGATTAGACAAAATCCGCCAAAACTCTTTATAAGCGGGCATTCCCATATTCTTAAGGTGATGTGGGACAAAAAACTTAATCTCCTTCACATGAATCCCGGAGCGGCAGGAAAACACGGTTTCCATAAAGTAAGAACCATGCTGCGTTTTGTTATTGACAACGAAAACATCAAAGATCTAGAGATTATTGAATTAGAAAAAAAGGTATGA
- a CDS encoding MFS transporter gives MTQKKYLAPAWVFASLNILFGTWAIYIPDIKSKLQITEGQLGIALFFFALGTLLFIPVAPIIIKKFGLGKATISAISLHAFSFILPFIAPSYFLLAGALFIVGVTSGLTDIVMNTLVSEVEKENKVNIMSASHGFFSLGGVIGAGIGSFLKLYFEIPALHMLFIIGVIFFTNIWLYKWYRNVEGTPSSTGGLDLKYL, from the coding sequence ATGACCCAAAAGAAATACTTGGCCCCAGCCTGGGTATTTGCATCCCTAAATATTTTGTTTGGTACATGGGCCATTTACATTCCAGATATAAAATCAAAATTGCAAATAACGGAAGGCCAGTTAGGGATTGCGTTGTTTTTCTTCGCTTTGGGGACTTTATTGTTTATTCCCGTTGCGCCTATAATTATTAAAAAATTCGGATTGGGAAAAGCAACGATTTCTGCTATTTCCCTACATGCTTTTTCGTTTATTTTACCTTTTATAGCGCCTTCTTATTTTTTACTGGCTGGTGCACTTTTTATAGTAGGGGTAACCTCTGGCTTAACAGATATTGTCATGAACACGTTGGTTTCCGAAGTAGAAAAAGAAAACAAAGTCAATATTATGTCTGCTTCTCACGGTTTTTTTAGCCTAGGAGGCGTAATAGGTGCTGGTATTGGCAGTTTTTTAAAATTGTATTTTGAAATTCCTGCGCTTCATATGCTCTTTATAATTGGGGTTATATTTTTTACCAACATTTGGCTGTACAAGTGGTACCGGAATGTGGAAGGAACACCTTCCAGCACAGGAGGTCTCGATCTTAAATATTTATAA
- a CDS encoding ABC transporter ATP-binding protein, translated as MSKDKTGSTFDLGLFTRLLKYTKPYRLTFFGVALAAIMLSVFSSIRPILLKYTVDDYILNKDSHGLLMFVVYMTIVLFLEVISQLSFIYYANWLGQSVIEDIRVKLFKHMLRFRMKYFDSSSVGVLVTRAVSDIERIAAIFSDGLFMIVSDLLKMIVVAGVMIYFDWKLSLIIFAILPLMLYATRLFQKAMKKAFVEVRKEVSNLNSFVQERISGMKIVQLFVREREEYNQFKEINEKHKKAWINTVWYNSIFIAVVELMSSITTGLIVWFGGLRAVMSGAEDLGNIFMFIMLSSMIFRPLRQIADKFNTLQMGMVAANRVFDILDTDSKIENIGTRVAENLKGDIAFKDVRFGYLEDEEVLHGISFEARPGETVAIVGATGAGKSTIINLLNRFYDIKSGEILADGININEFTLQSLRSQIAIVLQDVFLFADTILNNITLNDTSIKEEDVIQAAKDIGIHKFIMSLPGGYHYNVKERGSMLSSGQRQLIAFLRAYVSNPSILILDEATSSVDGHSERLIQKATDKITKGRTSIVIAHRLATIKKADKILVMEAGNIVEAGTHEELLKKQDGYYRNLYEVQFLAEEAV; from the coding sequence ATGAGTAAAGATAAAACAGGAAGTACATTCGATCTCGGGCTTTTTACCCGTCTTTTGAAGTACACAAAACCTTACCGGTTAACGTTTTTTGGGGTTGCTTTGGCAGCCATCATGCTATCTGTATTCTCCTCTATTCGACCTATATTATTGAAATATACGGTAGACGATTATATTTTGAATAAAGACAGTCATGGACTGCTTATGTTCGTAGTTTATATGACTATTGTACTCTTTTTAGAAGTCATAAGTCAACTTTCCTTTATTTACTATGCCAATTGGTTAGGGCAATCGGTTATTGAGGATATTCGGGTAAAACTATTTAAACACATGCTACGTTTCCGCATGAAGTATTTCGATAGCTCTTCCGTAGGGGTTTTGGTAACGCGTGCTGTGAGTGATATTGAACGTATTGCTGCTATTTTTAGCGACGGCTTGTTTATGATTGTGAGCGACTTGCTAAAAATGATTGTAGTGGCCGGAGTGATGATTTACTTTGATTGGAAATTGTCCCTTATCATTTTTGCCATTTTACCACTTATGTTATATGCTACAAGGCTGTTCCAGAAAGCGATGAAGAAGGCTTTTGTGGAGGTAAGAAAAGAAGTATCTAACTTAAATTCTTTTGTACAGGAGCGTATTTCTGGAATGAAGATTGTCCAACTTTTTGTTCGTGAACGGGAAGAGTACAATCAGTTTAAGGAAATCAATGAAAAACACAAAAAAGCTTGGATAAACACCGTTTGGTACAATTCTATTTTTATTGCGGTAGTAGAATTAATGTCGTCCATTACCACCGGTTTAATTGTGTGGTTTGGAGGTTTGCGTGCCGTAATGAGTGGAGCGGAAGACCTCGGTAATATATTTATGTTTATCATGCTTTCTTCTATGATTTTTAGGCCACTAAGACAAATAGCCGATAAATTCAATACGCTCCAAATGGGAATGGTAGCCGCCAATCGTGTGTTTGATATTCTTGATACCGATAGTAAAATTGAAAATATAGGAACACGTGTTGCCGAAAATTTAAAGGGGGATATAGCTTTTAAAGACGTACGCTTTGGTTATTTGGAAGATGAAGAAGTACTCCATGGGATATCTTTTGAAGCAAGACCTGGAGAAACCGTAGCCATTGTAGGAGCTACTGGAGCTGGAAAATCTACCATTATTAATTTACTGAACCGTTTTTACGATATCAAATCAGGTGAAATCTTGGCCGACGGTATAAATATCAATGAATTTACCTTGCAATCGCTGCGTTCGCAGATTGCTATTGTTCTTCAGGATGTGTTTCTATTTGCCGACACTATTTTAAATAATATTACGTTGAATGACACTTCCATTAAAGAAGAAGATGTTATTCAAGCAGCAAAAGATATCGGAATCCACAAATTTATAATGAGCCTTCCAGGAGGTTACCATTACAACGTCAAGGAGCGCGGAAGCATGCTTTCAAGCGGACAGCGGCAGTTAATTGCTTTCTTGAGGGCGTATGTAAGTAACCCAAGTATTTTAATTTTGGATGAAGCAACTTCTTCTGTAGATGGACATTCTGAAAGGCTTATTCAAAAAGCAACGGATAAAATCACTAAAGGCCGAACCTCTATCGTTATTGCACACCGATTGGCTACCATAAAAAAAGCCGATAAGATTTTGGTCATGGAAGCCGGAAATATTGTGGAAGCTGGAACCCACGAAGAATTACTGAAAAAGCAAGACGGTTATTATCGTAATTTGTACGAAGTGCAGTTCTTGGCGGAAGAAGCCGTTTAA
- a CDS encoding NAD(P)-dependent oxidoreductase, producing MNVLVIGATGRTGRHVVRLALNEGHHVTVFVRSPEKLYRPQTGVKIVRGDALDATAIQNLIYHNSYDSLVLVVGADSLKCSTVRGDITKNVVKSLEQKNASTRIWVVSSAGTNESINQLGFFSKTFVNTILKGQILDHKNQENIVRESSLPFTIVRPVGLRDTPPDSAEKYMILENGRVATTSISRVNVADFIIKNLDNPAYLQKAVTLCAVSDKD from the coding sequence ATGAATGTTTTAGTAATAGGTGCAACAGGTAGAACGGGCCGTCATGTGGTGAGGTTGGCACTTAATGAAGGGCACCATGTTACGGTTTTTGTGAGATCTCCAGAAAAACTATACCGCCCGCAAACAGGCGTTAAAATAGTTCGTGGCGATGCGTTGGATGCTACCGCAATACAAAACCTTATCTACCATAACAGTTACGACAGCTTGGTCTTAGTCGTTGGCGCAGATTCTCTAAAATGTTCTACAGTGCGGGGAGACATTACCAAAAATGTGGTAAAGTCCCTCGAGCAAAAAAATGCATCTACCCGTATTTGGGTGGTGAGTTCCGCAGGTACTAACGAAAGCATCAATCAACTAGGTTTTTTCAGTAAAACATTTGTAAATACTATTTTAAAGGGTCAAATACTCGATCATAAAAATCAAGAAAATATAGTTAGGGAAAGTTCTTTGCCTTTCACCATTGTTAGGCCTGTTGGGTTAAGGGATACCCCTCCAGATAGCGCGGAAAAATACATGATTCTAGAAAATGGAAGAGTTGCAACCACAAGCATTTCCCGGGTAAATGTAGCCGATTTTATCATTAAAAATTTAGACAATCCTGCCTATCTTCAGAAGGCCGTTACCCTTTGTGCGGTGAGCGATAAAGATTAA
- a CDS encoding alkene reductase: protein MKSNQPLLESYNLGSITLQNRVIMAPMTRSRADNPEKAPTDLHAEYYRQRSGAGLIITEGTQVSKEGVGYINTPGIHSKAQVEGWKKVTKAVHEENGKIFAQLWHVGRMSHPYFHDGGLPLAPSAVNPNEKVYTPDGFEETVTPKEMTIEDIKRTIADFKQAAVNAKEAGFDGVEIHSSNGYLFHQFFNNSSNKRKDDYGGSVVNKTRFFFEVLEEVKQVFPENRIGVRLNPSLHGVFGMEADKETIPTFDYIVEKLNDYNLAYLHLSEPFTDVTDIPFLVSEIALHYRPLYNGTLMINTNFNQEKGNGIIEEENADLVSFGKPFISNPDLPERFALNAPIAEWDEDTFYVPGAKGYTDYPTYKESLKNTDN, encoded by the coding sequence ATGAAATCGAATCAACCCTTATTAGAAAGTTATAATTTAGGAAGTATCACCTTGCAAAACCGAGTGATTATGGCTCCTATGACACGTTCTAGAGCGGATAATCCAGAGAAAGCACCTACCGATCTTCATGCAGAATATTATAGACAAAGATCCGGAGCCGGACTTATAATTACTGAAGGTACTCAAGTGTCTAAAGAAGGTGTAGGATATATTAACACACCAGGAATTCATTCCAAAGCACAAGTAGAAGGTTGGAAAAAAGTGACCAAAGCCGTACATGAAGAAAACGGAAAGATATTTGCCCAGCTCTGGCATGTAGGAAGAATGTCTCACCCCTATTTTCACGATGGCGGGTTACCATTGGCTCCAAGCGCTGTCAATCCGAATGAAAAAGTATACACACCGGATGGTTTTGAGGAAACGGTGACACCAAAAGAAATGACTATAGAAGACATTAAAAGAACTATAGCCGATTTTAAACAAGCGGCTGTAAATGCCAAAGAAGCAGGTTTTGATGGCGTTGAAATACATTCTTCCAACGGATATTTATTCCATCAATTCTTTAATAACAGCTCCAATAAAAGAAAAGACGATTACGGTGGAAGTGTGGTAAATAAAACAAGGTTCTTTTTTGAAGTTTTAGAGGAAGTGAAACAGGTTTTTCCTGAAAATCGCATTGGCGTTCGCCTGAACCCTTCATTACATGGAGTCTTTGGGATGGAAGCAGATAAAGAAACCATTCCTACTTTTGATTATATCGTTGAAAAGTTAAACGACTATAACCTGGCATACCTCCATTTATCGGAACCATTTACCGATGTAACTGATATACCATTTTTGGTAAGTGAAATTGCACTGCATTACAGACCATTATATAATGGAACGTTAATGATTAATACCAACTTTAACCAAGAAAAGGGAAACGGTATCATTGAAGAAGAGAATGCCGATCTTGTTTCTTTTGGAAAACCATTTATTTCAAATCCAGATTTACCAGAACGCTTCGCTCTAAACGCACCGATAGCTGAGTGGGACGAGGATACTTTTTATGTTCCGGGAGCAAAAGGGTATACGGATTATCCAACTTATAAAGAAAGCTTAAAAAACACTGATAATTAA
- the truA gene encoding tRNA pseudouridine(38-40) synthase TruA, with the protein MRYFLELSYNGKHYHGWQYQPNAITVQEVLEKALSTLMRQEIQILGAGRTDAGVHGKQMYAHFDVENTIKREEMLYKLNSFLPPDIAIKDIIPVKEDAHARFDAEQRSYEYWIVREKNPFYTDYAYNLKADLNLEAMNEAAKILLKHKDFQCFSKSNTDVKTYLCDVRRAEWVEKEDLLVFHITADRFLRNMVRAVVGTLLNVGIGKASVEDVENIINSKSRSKAGASVPAHGLYLTEVVYPNRIYKINE; encoded by the coding sequence TTGAGGTATTTTTTAGAGTTATCATACAATGGCAAGCACTACCATGGTTGGCAGTATCAACCAAATGCTATTACGGTTCAGGAGGTTTTAGAAAAAGCACTTTCCACATTGATGCGCCAAGAAATTCAAATTCTAGGGGCAGGAAGAACCGATGCTGGCGTACATGGTAAGCAAATGTATGCACACTTCGATGTGGAGAACACCATAAAAAGGGAAGAAATGCTTTATAAACTGAATAGCTTTTTACCACCAGATATCGCCATAAAAGACATAATCCCTGTAAAAGAAGATGCCCATGCTAGGTTTGATGCCGAACAAAGAAGCTACGAATATTGGATTGTACGGGAGAAAAATCCTTTCTATACAGACTATGCCTATAATTTAAAAGCCGATTTAAATCTCGAGGCGATGAATGAAGCTGCTAAAATATTATTAAAGCATAAGGATTTTCAATGCTTCTCCAAGTCAAACACCGATGTAAAAACCTATCTTTGTGATGTTCGGCGTGCAGAATGGGTGGAGAAAGAAGACCTGTTAGTTTTTCACATTACTGCCGACAGATTTTTGAGAAATATGGTTCGCGCTGTGGTTGGCACGCTTTTAAATGTAGGGATAGGAAAGGCAAGTGTAGAAGATGTGGAGAACATTATAAATAGTAAAAGCAGAAGCAAAGCTGGAGCTTCGGTTCCCGCACATGGATTGTATTTAACAGAAGTTGTGTATCCCAATAGAATTTATAAAATTAATGAGTAA